The DNA window ggccgcATTCCGCCAGAGCtcggcgcgctcgccgccctCGACACGCTGTTCCTCCACACCAACCAGCTGTCCGGCTACATCCCGCCGGAGCTCGGCAACCTCACGGCGCTCACCGCGCTCGACCTGTCCAACAacgcgctcaccggcgaggtCCCCGgctcgctcgccgcgctcACCTCGCTCCGGTTGCTCAACCTCTTCCTCAACCGCCTCCACGGCCCCGTCCCCGacttcgtcgccgcgctgccgcggcTGGAGACGGTGCAGCTCTtcatgaacaacttcaccggCCGCGTCCCCGCGGGCCTCGGCGCCAACGCGGCGCTCCGGCTGGTCGACCTGTCGTCGAACAGGCTGACCGGCATGGTGCCGGAGATGCTGTGCGCGTCAGGCGAGCTCCACACCGCCATCCTCATGAACAACTTCCTCTTCGGCCCCATCCCCGGCGCGCTCGGCTCGTGCTCGAGCCTCACCCGCGTCCGGCTCGGCCAGAACTACCTCAACGGCAGCGTCCCCGCCGGCTTGCTTTACCTGCCGCGGCTCAACCTGCTCGAGCTCCAGAACAACCTGCTCTCCGGCCAGGTCCCGGCGAACCCGAGCccggccacggcggccggctcgCAGCTGGCTCAGCTCAACCTGTCCAGCAACCAGCTGTCCGGGCCGCTTCCGAGCTCGCTGGCCAACCTCACCGCGCTGCAGACGCTGCTGGTCAGCAACAaccggctcgccggcgacgtgccgCCTGAGATCGGGGAGCTCCGGCGGCTAGTGAAGCTCGATCTGAGCGGGAACACTCTGTCCGGCAAGATACCGGAGGCCATCGGCCGGTGCGGCGAGCTCACCTACCTCGACCTCAGCAAGAACAACCTGTCCGGCGCGATCCCCGAGGCGATCGCCGGGATACGCGTGCTGAATTACCTCAACCTGTCGAGGAACCAGCTCGAGGAGGCGATCCCGGCGGCGATCGGCGGGATGAGCAGCCTGACGGCGGCCGACTTCTCGTACAACGACCTGTCAGGGCAGCTACCCGACACGGGCCAGCTCGGCTACCTCAACGCGACGGCGTTCGCCGGCAACCCGAGGCTGTGCGGGCCATTGCTTAGCCGGCCGTGCGGctacggcggcgccgccgcggcaggcGGGTCgccggtggtgacgcggcagCGGGCGACAGCAGGGGACTTCAAGCTGGTGCTCGCGCTGGGGCTGCTGGTCTGCTCGGTGGTgttcgccgcggcggccgtgcTCCGCGCGCGTTCctgtcgcggcggcggcggtggtcccgacggcggcagcggcgcgtggCGGTTCACGGCGTTCCACAAGGTCGACTTCGGCATCGACGAGGTGATCGAGTGCATGAAGGACGGGAACGTGGTgggtcgcggcggcgccggcgtggtgTACGTGGGCCGCACCCGGTCCGGCGGCTCGATCGCCGTGAAGCGCCTGAACACCtcctccaccggcggcgacgccgcgcgGCACGACCACGGGTTCCGGGCGGAGATCCGCACCCTGGGCAGCATCCGCCACCGGAACATCGTCCGCCTCCTGGCCTTCTGCAGCCGCCGCGACgacgcgccggcgagcggcagcagcagcaacgtgCTGGTCTACGAGTACATGGCGAACGGCAGCCTCGGCGAGGTGCTCCACGGCAAGGGCGGCGGGTTCCTGTCGTGGGAGCGGCGGTACCGGATCGCcgtggaggcggcgcgcgggctcTGCTACCTCCACCACGACTGCTCCCCGATGATCGTCCACCGCGACGTCAAGTCCAACAACATCCTCCTCGGCGACAACTTCGAGGCCCACGTCGCCGACTTCGGCCTCGCCAAGTTcctccgctcctcctcctcctccggcgccgccgccgctgcctccgaCGAGTGCatgtccgccgtcgccggctcgTACGGCTACATCGCCCCAGGTACGCGAA is part of the Oryza brachyantha chromosome 11, ObraRS2, whole genome shotgun sequence genome and encodes:
- the LOC102722536 gene encoding leucine-rich repeat receptor-like serine/threonine-protein kinase BAM1, with amino-acid sequence MASLRMRSCRPARPVSLVLFLLVVLLHCAFLPTNGDDGGGGGGDDALHGDALALVRLKATLRCHPHALRDWSVGNVAAVCAWNGVRCAGGRVVAVDIANMNVSTGVPVAVAVAGLDALANLSLAGNGIVGAVTASAMPALRFVNVSGNQLGGGLDDWDFASLPSLEVFDAYDNNFSSPLPAGVVALRRLRYLDLGGNFFTGEIPAAYGGMAALEYLSLNGNNLQGAIPPELGNLTSLRELYLGYYNVFDGGIPPEFGRLRNLTMLDISNCGLGGRIPPELGALAALDTLFLHTNQLSGYIPPELGNLTALTALDLSNNALTGEVPGSLAALTSLRLLNLFLNRLHGPVPDFVAALPRLETVQLFMNNFTGRVPAGLGANAALRLVDLSSNRLTGMVPEMLCASGELHTAILMNNFLFGPIPGALGSCSSLTRVRLGQNYLNGSVPAGLLYLPRLNLLELQNNLLSGQVPANPSPATAAGSQLAQLNLSSNQLSGPLPSSLANLTALQTLLVSNNRLAGDVPPEIGELRRLVKLDLSGNTLSGKIPEAIGRCGELTYLDLSKNNLSGAIPEAIAGIRVLNYLNLSRNQLEEAIPAAIGGMSSLTAADFSYNDLSGQLPDTGQLGYLNATAFAGNPRLCGPLLSRPCGYGGAAAAGGSPVVTRQRATAGDFKLVLALGLLVCSVVFAAAAVLRARSCRGGGGGPDGGSGAWRFTAFHKVDFGIDEVIECMKDGNVVGRGGAGVVYVGRTRSGGSIAVKRLNTSSTGGDAARHDHGFRAEIRTLGSIRHRNIVRLLAFCSRRDDAPASGSSSNVLVYEYMANGSLGEVLHGKGGGFLSWERRYRIAVEAARGLCYLHHDCSPMIVHRDVKSNNILLGDNFEAHVADFGLAKFLRSSSSSGAAAAASDECMSAVAGSYGYIAPEYAYTLRVDEKSDVYSFGVVLLELITGRRPVGGFGEGVDIVQWAKRVTDGGRRESVHRVVDRRISTVPMDEVAHLFFVSMLCVHENSVERPTMREVVQMLSEFPRGQPSPPSSSSAPETTTGEEESSLEKEPNCYKLFPDLLN